In the Helianthus annuus cultivar XRQ/B chromosome 11, HanXRQr2.0-SUNRISE, whole genome shotgun sequence genome, one interval contains:
- the LOC110888862 gene encoding uncharacterized protein LOC110888862, giving the protein MVSDRLRAPGPVDRIEWQWHRAPSSNAELTELNGIVAILAQISITNQEDSWTWQAEDLGIFTVKSVRKIISNTNTVPCDIIFKWNRWIPRKVNIFGWRMNLDRLPTRCALEKRHIPIPSTLCPLCSEANETVEHLFTSCFVCSIVWHMVSSWLSIPPIYAYTVRDILGLHKDMAGLDAKKMIIHAILVIACWGIWKLRNEVVFSSKRIDIARLIADIKASSYLWVKNRAKLFSVEWVNWLEFDFV; this is encoded by the coding sequence ATGGTTAGCGATAGATTGAGAGCACCGGGTCCGGTTGATAGAATTGAGTGGCAATGGCATCGAGCACCTTCTTCAAATGCAGAATTAACGGAACTGAATGGGATTGTAGCTATCTTGGCTCAAATCTCCATCACGAATCAAGAAGACAGTTGGACATGGCAAGCAGAAGACTTGGGGATTTTCACAGTTAAATCGGTAAGAAAAATTATATCGAATACTAACACGGTTCCTTGTGATATTATTTTTAAGTGGAATAGATGGATACCGCGTAAAGTAAACATCTTTGGTTGGAGAATGAACTTGGATCGCCTACCCACCAGATGCGCTTTGGAGAAAAGACACATACCTATACCTTCTACTTTATGCCCTCTTTGCAGTGAAGCTAACGAAACTGTTGAGCATTTGTTCACATCATGCTTCGTGTGCTCTATAGTTTGGCACATGGTATCATCTTGGTTATCAATTCCACCCATTTACGCATACACAGTCAGAGACATACTTGGTTTGCACAAAGATATGGCCGGATTAGACGCGAAGAAAATGATCATTCACGCTATTTTGGTAATAGCATGTTGGGGAATTTGGAAACTTCGAAATGAGGTTGTCTTTTCAAGTAAGAGAATCGATATAGCAAGACTTATAGCGGATATCAAGGCATCTAGTTACCTTTGGGTAAAAAATAGAGCAAAATTATTTTCTGTTGAATGGGTAAATTGGTTAGAGTTTGATTTTGTATAA